The following proteins come from a genomic window of Campylobacter coli 76339:
- a CDS encoding Hydrolase (HAD superfamily), producing MLRSKKQMLDLQSDADKLKNQYQTKLNDVLNILEHSAGLTQDEAKNIILEKVEENSRNEIAHIVRRYEEEARNEAKRKANYIIAQATSRFAGEFAAERLINVVNIKNDELKGRIIGKEGRNVKTLEMVLGVDIIIDDTPGAIIVSCFNLYRRAIATKVIELLVEDGRIQPARIEEIHEKVCKEFDNAILEEGETILMDLGLSKVHPEITKLIGKLKYRASYGQNALAHSLEVAHLAGIIAAECGGDENLARRAGILHDIGKALTHDFEGSHVDLGAELCKRYKEHPVVINAIYAHHGHEEATSIESAAVCAADTLSAARPGARREVLEAFLKRVSELEEIAKSKEGIKNAYAINAGREIRVIANAKLVNDDESVLLAKEIAAEIQEKMQYPGEIKVNVIRELRAIEYAK from the coding sequence TTGCTACGCTCTAAAAAGCAAATGCTTGATTTACAATCAGATGCTGACAAACTCAAAAATCAATACCAAACAAAACTCAATGATGTTTTAAACATTTTAGAACATTCAGCAGGACTCACTCAAGATGAAGCAAAAAATATCATTCTTGAAAAAGTAGAAGAAAACTCACGCAATGAAATTGCCCATATTGTTAGAAGATATGAAGAAGAAGCTAGAAATGAGGCTAAAAGAAAGGCAAATTACATCATAGCACAAGCAACTTCTCGTTTTGCAGGAGAATTTGCCGCTGAAAGACTTATTAATGTTGTCAATATCAAAAACGATGAGTTAAAAGGACGCATTATAGGCAAAGAAGGACGCAATGTTAAAACCCTAGAAATGGTTTTAGGGGTAGATATTATCATCGATGATACACCTGGAGCTATTATAGTAAGTTGCTTTAATCTTTATCGCCGTGCGATTGCTACTAAAGTAATTGAGCTTTTAGTAGAGGATGGAAGAATTCAGCCTGCACGCATAGAAGAGATTCATGAAAAGGTATGTAAAGAATTTGATAATGCCATCTTAGAAGAAGGTGAAACTATACTGATGGACTTAGGGCTTTCTAAGGTTCACCCAGAAATCACCAAACTTATAGGAAAGCTTAAATACCGCGCAAGCTATGGACAAAACGCTTTAGCGCATTCTTTAGAAGTGGCTCATTTAGCAGGAATCATTGCTGCTGAGTGTGGTGGGGATGAAAATTTAGCACGACGCGCGGGAATTTTACACGATATAGGCAAAGCTTTAACACATGATTTTGAAGGCTCTCATGTGGATTTGGGTGCAGAGCTTTGCAAACGCTACAAAGAGCATCCTGTGGTTATCAATGCTATTTATGCTCACCATGGACACGAAGAGGCTACAAGTATAGAATCAGCAGCTGTTTGTGCAGCCGATACACTCAGCGCTGCAAGGCCAGGTGCTAGACGCGAAGTTTTAGAAGCTTTCTTAAAAAGAGTAAGCGAACTTGAAGAAATTGCTAAAAGCAAAGAGGGTATTAAGAATGCTTATGCGATTAATGCAGGAAGAGAAATTCGTGTCATTGCAAATGCAAAACTTGTAAATGATGATGAAAGCGTGCTTTTAGCCAAAGAAATAGCCGCTGAAATTCAAGAAAAAATGCAATATCCTGGAGAAATCAAGGTAAATGTCATACGCGAACTAAGAGCCATAGAATACGCTAAATAA
- a CDS encoding Signal recognition particle receptor protein FtsY (=alpha subunit) (TC 3.A.5.1.1) → MFDFFKKGLAKTLESIVGIKGENKKITKDLLEEILLEADVAYEIVEEIIYYLPPSDEVKKEDLKRVMGSYFLYENKEILDEKPFVELILGVNGAGKTTSIAKLANLYKNQGQKVILGACDTFRAGAIEQLRLWSEKVGVDIVLTQQGHDPSAVAFDTISKARAKEFDRVIIDTAGRLQNQKNLANELEKIVRISAKAMPNAPHRKILVLDGTQGNAGILQAKAFNELVQLDGVIITKLDGTAKGGALFSIARELELPILYIGVGEKMQDLIEFNAQNFLDTLLEGVFD, encoded by the coding sequence ATGTTTGATTTTTTTAAAAAAGGACTTGCAAAAACTCTTGAAAGTATAGTAGGTATCAAGGGTGAAAATAAAAAAATTACCAAAGATTTATTGGAAGAAATTTTACTTGAAGCAGATGTGGCATATGAGATCGTAGAAGAAATTATTTATTATTTACCACCTAGCGATGAGGTTAAAAAAGAAGATTTAAAGCGTGTAATGGGTTCTTATTTTCTTTATGAAAATAAAGAAATTTTAGATGAAAAGCCCTTTGTGGAACTTATTTTAGGAGTAAATGGCGCAGGTAAAACCACAAGTATAGCTAAGCTTGCTAATTTATATAAAAATCAAGGTCAAAAGGTGATTTTAGGTGCTTGCGATACTTTTAGGGCAGGAGCGATAGAGCAATTAAGGCTTTGGTCTGAAAAAGTGGGAGTGGATATAGTTTTAACCCAACAAGGTCATGATCCTTCGGCGGTTGCTTTTGATACTATTAGCAAGGCTAGAGCTAAGGAATTTGATAGAGTTATCATTGATACAGCGGGTCGTTTGCAAAATCAAAAAAATTTAGCCAATGAGCTAGAAAAAATTGTTAGAATTTCAGCTAAAGCTATGCCTAATGCTCCACATAGGAAAATTTTAGTACTTGATGGCACTCAAGGCAATGCGGGCATTTTACAAGCTAAAGCTTTCAATGAGCTTGTTCAGCTTGATGGTGTGATCATTACTAAGCTTGATGGCACAGCAAAGGGTGGAGCGCTTTTTAGCATAGCACGAGAATTAGAACTTCCTATTTTGTATATAGGAGTGGGTGAAAAAATGCAAGATTTGATAGAATTTAACGCGCAAAATTTCTTAGACACACTTTTAGAGGGTGTTTTTGATTGA
- a CDS encoding 5-formyltetrahydrofolate cyclo-ligase: MQKTSFRALQKHRLTQHKKLKFKRDFIIFKECFSLIKKTKAKNILIFIPLGYEPNLLKFRHIFSKNYKLFVPFMQDKSLKIVKLRLPFVKKRFGVLEPMDSFLKTKIDIAIVPVIGVDRELKRIGHGQGFYDRFFENLNYKPLVIFTQSINAISEKKLTQEHDIAGEFYINPYKKYHKKDNQYDRITYRTYNRYSRSWNRIFSCKKNQ, translated from the coding sequence ATGCAAAAAACATCTTTTAGAGCTTTGCAAAAACACCGCCTCACTCAACATAAAAAGCTTAAATTTAAGCGAGATTTTATAATATTTAAAGAGTGTTTTAGCTTGATTAAAAAAACAAAAGCGAAAAATATTTTAATTTTTATTCCTCTAGGATATGAGCCAAATTTACTCAAATTTAGACACATTTTTAGCAAAAATTATAAACTTTTCGTCCCATTTATGCAAGATAAAAGTTTAAAGATTGTAAAATTAAGACTGCCTTTCGTTAAAAAAAGGTTTGGGGTACTAGAACCCATGGACTCCTTTTTGAAAACTAAAATTGATATAGCTATCGTACCGGTTATAGGAGTAGATAGAGAGTTAAAAAGAATAGGACATGGGCAAGGTTTTTATGATAGATTTTTTGAAAATTTAAACTATAAACCTCTTGTAATTTTTACTCAAAGTATCAATGCTATAAGTGAAAAAAAATTAACCCAAGAGCATGATATTGCGGGTGAATTTTATATCAACCCTTATAAAAAATATCACAAGAAAGACAATCAATATGATAGAATCACTTATCGCACTTATAACCGCTATAGTCGGTCTTGGAATAGGATATTTAGTTGCAAAAAAAATCAATGA
- a CDS encoding membrane protein, translated as MQDMIDTLLKYGYIVLFFYSLGGGMVGILAAGVLSSQGKMDLALCISIAFVANTLGSTLLFILGKYYKKDIMPYFKNHRRKLALAMMKTKQHGVVLLITQKFVYGLKTFIPIAAGIAKYNFIKFFIINTLASLLWAVLLGYSAYAFGFIIEAVFNKLSSYPYIAPLFLIALVGIIWFYLAKFSKK; from the coding sequence ATGCAAGATATGATAGATACCTTACTCAAATATGGTTATATAGTTTTATTTTTTTATTCTTTAGGCGGTGGAATGGTAGGCATTTTAGCTGCTGGAGTTTTAAGTTCTCAAGGAAAAATGGACTTGGCTTTATGCATAAGCATAGCTTTTGTAGCCAATACTCTAGGTTCTACCTTGCTTTTTATACTTGGAAAATATTATAAAAAAGATATTATGCCTTATTTTAAAAATCATCGCCGAAAACTTGCTCTTGCTATGATGAAAACCAAACAGCATGGGGTTGTTTTGCTTATAACTCAAAAATTTGTCTATGGCTTAAAAACTTTTATCCCTATAGCTGCAGGCATAGCAAAGTATAATTTCATTAAATTTTTCATCATCAATACCCTTGCTAGCTTGCTTTGGGCAGTACTTTTAGGATATAGCGCTTATGCTTTTGGTTTTATCATAGAAGCAGTTTTTAACAAATTAAGCTCTTATCCTTATATCGCTCCTTTATTTTTAATCGCATTAGTTGGAATTATTTGGTTTTATCTAGCTAAATTTTCTAAAAAATAA
- a CDS encoding Putative lipoprotein thiredoxin yields MKIKKVFTLALLLGFFVACSNDKEKDQSDMNASVQSSLSQSDNLRFNLNLIDGNSIFIKKDNENFNFADGDKATLFVFFTTWCSPCIAEIPHLNKLQEKYKDQFNIVGVLLEDKSDEELKAFAQKNQILYKIANGENNYLLAKILGGVNGIPTMFLYNKNSQLVNQYLGLIPEEMLEIDIQKAIL; encoded by the coding sequence ATGAAAATCAAAAAAGTATTTACATTAGCTCTACTCTTGGGATTTTTTGTTGCTTGCAGTAATGATAAAGAAAAAGATCAAAGCGATATGAATGCAAGTGTTCAATCAAGCTTAAGTCAAAGTGATAATTTAAGATTTAATCTTAATCTAATAGATGGAAATTCAATTTTTATCAAAAAAGATAATGAAAATTTCAATTTCGCCGATGGAGATAAAGCAACTTTGTTTGTATTTTTTACCACTTGGTGTTCCCCTTGTATAGCCGAAATCCCACATCTTAATAAGCTTCAAGAAAAATACAAAGATCAGTTTAATATAGTAGGCGTTTTACTTGAAGATAAGAGCGATGAGGAGCTTAAAGCTTTTGCTCAAAAAAATCAAATTTTATATAAAATAGCCAACGGTGAAAATAATTATCTTTTAGCTAAAATTTTAGGCGGAGTCAATGGAATTCCTACTATGTTTTTATACAATAAAAACTCTCAACTTGTAAATCAATACTTAGGATTGATTCCAGAGGAAATGTTGGAGATTGATATACAAAAGGCGATACTTTAA